One genomic segment of uncultured Desulfobacter sp. includes these proteins:
- a CDS encoding methyl-accepting chemotaxis protein encodes MKIQNKLFLGITTTLIISFGVFAFILSTQIMNNNRKMIDSFLAVVEKSNTQSISRLSSGFEQNKTTLATTDIFIQKMFTERYLASYDALIKAGLNQIFPMILDYNFDSANEIIQEVVDSNSEILWARYITSENPAAGDIHEFGKKRGGENTILISGQRQDDFAFVKIEMQFSQNEMLNLIGEIKSAFSSINKGNLALIQSLTKAEHASLEEFKTTAKKQSKGYKRNLNFQMLMLMLATLIVVTIILFFLTKSITTGLQQIASRMNEGANLVSVASDQVSASSHSMAEGAFQQAASIEETSSSMEEISSMTKKNAENANHADHLMKDANQVVITANESMGQLTKSMEEISKASEEVSKIIKTIDEIAFQTNLLALNAAVEAARAGEAGAGFAVVADEVRNLAMRVADAAKNTAELIEGTVKKVNDGSELVSTTNEAFNKVADSSAKVGDLVAEISVASKEQSNGIDQVNTAISEMDNVVQQNAANAEASASASEKMNSQAEELRDHASRLVLLVTGKKDQSRV; translated from the coding sequence ATGAAAATTCAAAATAAATTGTTTTTGGGTATAACAACAACTCTGATCATTTCGTTTGGTGTTTTTGCTTTTATTCTCAGTACCCAAATCATGAACAACAACCGAAAGATGATAGATTCCTTTTTGGCTGTGGTGGAAAAAAGCAACACCCAATCGATTAGTCGTCTGTCATCCGGATTCGAACAAAATAAAACTACCCTGGCCACAACGGATATATTCATCCAAAAGATGTTTACCGAAAGGTATCTGGCTTCCTATGATGCCTTGATCAAGGCCGGTCTTAATCAAATTTTCCCCATGATTTTAGACTATAATTTTGACAGTGCCAATGAAATCATACAGGAAGTTGTTGATTCAAATTCTGAAATCCTCTGGGCTCGGTATATTACAAGTGAAAACCCTGCTGCCGGCGATATACATGAGTTTGGAAAAAAAAGGGGTGGAGAAAATACAATACTTATTTCAGGTCAGCGTCAAGATGATTTTGCTTTTGTCAAAATTGAGATGCAGTTTTCACAAAATGAAATGCTGAATCTTATCGGGGAAATCAAATCAGCCTTTTCATCTATTAACAAAGGCAACCTGGCGCTGATTCAATCATTGACCAAAGCCGAGCATGCATCTCTGGAAGAATTCAAAACAACGGCAAAAAAACAATCAAAAGGATATAAAAGAAATTTAAACTTCCAGATGTTGATGCTGATGCTTGCCACTCTTATTGTTGTAACAATCATTTTATTTTTTTTAACAAAATCAATCACCACCGGGCTTCAGCAAATTGCATCCCGGATGAATGAGGGGGCCAATCTGGTGTCGGTGGCGTCCGATCAGGTGTCTGCGTCAAGCCATTCCATGGCTGAAGGGGCTTTCCAGCAGGCAGCGTCCATTGAAGAAACCTCATCATCCATGGAAGAGATATCTTCTATGACAAAGAAAAACGCTGAAAATGCAAATCACGCAGACCACCTGATGAAAGATGCCAATCAGGTTGTTATTACTGCCAATGAGTCAATGGGACAATTGACTAAATCAATGGAAGAGATTTCAAAGGCCAGCGAAGAAGTTTCTAAAATTATAAAAACCATTGATGAAATTGCTTTTCAAACCAATCTTCTTGCTTTGAACGCAGCCGTTGAAGCAGCAAGAGCAGGAGAAGCAGGTGCAGGATTTGCAGTTGTTGCAGACGAGGTGAGAAATCTTGCCATGAGGGTTGCGGATGCTGCAAAAAATACTGCAGAATTGATCGAAGGAACGGTGAAAAAAGTCAATGATGGCTCTGAGCTTGTTTCAACCACCAACGAAGCGTTCAATAAAGTGGCAGATAGTTCAGCAAAAGTCGGAGATCTGGTTGCAGAAATTTCAGTGGCTTCCAAAGAGCAGTCCAATGGTATTGATCAGGTAAATACTGCTATTTCAGAGATGGATAATGTTGTCCAGCAGAATGCTGCCAATGCTGAGGCATCCGCATCTGCATCTGAAAAAATGAATTCCCAGGCCGAAGAACTCAGGGATCATGCAAGCCGTCTGGTTTTGCTTGTGACCGGTAAAAAAGACCAAAGTAGGGTGTGA
- a CDS encoding ABC transporter ATP-binding protein produces MTTSTPILRLENISFSYPGQDRVLNNLSLEINKGDRIGLVGPNGSGKTTLLHIIMGLLSPSSGTIEFFGKPVKTEKDFREIYKKVGLLFQDADDQLFSPTVLEDVAFGPLNLGKSKSEARDIAQNTLERLGIVHFKNRVTHKLSGGEKRLVALATVLSMEPELLLLDEPSTGLDEKTKAILVEVLNRLDLSYILISHESDFMSQIANAMFMMENGQLKKDVHIHQYVHKHPNPGQRH; encoded by the coding sequence ATGACAACCTCGACTCCCATCCTGCGCCTTGAAAATATCAGTTTCAGCTACCCGGGCCAGGACAGGGTGTTAAACAATCTGAGCCTTGAAATCAACAAAGGGGACCGCATCGGTTTAGTAGGCCCCAACGGCAGCGGGAAAACCACCTTGCTTCATATTATCATGGGGTTGCTCTCCCCGTCTTCGGGCACCATTGAATTTTTCGGAAAACCTGTCAAAACAGAAAAAGATTTCAGAGAAATTTACAAGAAAGTGGGCCTGCTGTTCCAGGATGCCGATGACCAGCTGTTCAGCCCCACGGTCCTGGAAGATGTGGCTTTTGGACCGCTTAACTTAGGCAAATCCAAATCCGAAGCCCGGGATATCGCCCAAAACACCCTGGAACGTTTAGGTATCGTCCATTTCAAAAACAGGGTTACCCATAAACTGTCCGGCGGTGAAAAGCGCCTTGTGGCCTTGGCTACGGTGCTTTCCATGGAGCCGGAATTACTGCTTTTAGACGAGCCCAGCACAGGCCTTGATGAAAAAACCAAAGCCATTCTGGTTGAGGTGCTGAACCGTCTTGATCTTTCCTATATTCTGATTTCCCATGAAAGTGATTTTATGTCACAGATTGCCAATGCCATGTTTATGATGGAAAACGGGCAGTTGAAAAAAGATGTCCATATTCACCAGTATGTCCATAAACATCCCAACCCCGGGCAGCGCCATTAA
- the cbiQ gene encoding cobalt ECF transporter T component CbiQ, whose product MIEEIFASGHSFIHKTDPRCRVVAAILLCFVIALGQKMPMLWAGLGISVILVLWARLNLIQVFRRLIFVWGFLLVLWAILPFTYDGDVVRQIGKLGATRQGIDLCTVISIKSNAILLVFIALITTMDFSTLGYALNFFKFPEKLVHLLLLTYRYIFVIEQEYRRLVRAAKLRSFRPGTNMHTYRTYAYLCGMLFVRASARAQRVYSAMKCRGFSGRFICLHEFALSPADKIWTLAALTVTACLIFMEITL is encoded by the coding sequence ATGATTGAAGAAATATTTGCTTCCGGCCATTCATTTATTCACAAAACCGATCCCAGGTGCAGGGTGGTCGCAGCCATCCTGCTGTGCTTTGTCATTGCCCTTGGGCAAAAAATGCCCATGCTCTGGGCAGGACTGGGAATTTCCGTGATTCTGGTGTTATGGGCCCGCTTGAACCTTATCCAAGTGTTCAGGCGTCTAATTTTTGTCTGGGGATTTCTGCTGGTTTTGTGGGCCATTTTACCCTTTACCTACGACGGAGATGTGGTCCGGCAGATCGGAAAACTTGGCGCCACCAGACAGGGCATTGACCTGTGTACGGTAATCAGCATTAAATCCAATGCCATCCTGTTAGTGTTCATCGCCCTGATCACCACCATGGATTTCAGCACCCTGGGCTATGCCTTGAATTTTTTCAAATTTCCTGAAAAACTGGTGCATCTGCTGCTGTTAACTTACCGCTATATTTTTGTCATTGAACAGGAGTACCGGCGCCTGGTCCGGGCGGCAAAACTGCGCAGTTTTCGCCCCGGGACCAATATGCACACCTATCGGACCTATGCTTACCTTTGCGGCATGCTGTTTGTCCGGGCATCGGCCAGGGCACAAAGGGTTTATAGTGCCATGAAATGCAGGGGGTTTTCAGGCAGATTTATCTGTCTGCATGAATTTGCCCTGTCCCCTGCCGACAAAATATGGACTTTGGCGGCCCTGACAGTCACAGCCTGTCTGATTTTTATGGAGATCACCCTATAA
- the cbiM gene encoding cobalt transporter CbiM: MHISEGVLSAPVLGAGMAMAMAGTAVGLKKLKEDKIPQTAILSAAFFVASLIHVPIGPSSVHLILNGILGLMLGWVAFPSILIALLLQGMLFQFGGITTLGVNTVIMATPAVVCHYLFAGFVHKPDAISYAASFACGFLSVFFSSLLVCAALMFTQESFLGVAWAVVIAHLPVMFIEGLVAIFCVGFLKKVQPELLPNWSAAQQQDTSDSRTKMVEKQV; this comes from the coding sequence ATGCATATTTCTGAAGGTGTTCTTTCCGCACCGGTTTTAGGGGCAGGGATGGCCATGGCCATGGCCGGCACTGCCGTGGGCTTAAAAAAACTCAAAGAAGATAAAATCCCCCAGACCGCAATTTTGTCGGCCGCTTTCTTTGTGGCGTCCCTGATTCATGTGCCCATCGGGCCGTCCAGTGTCCATCTGATTCTCAACGGAATTCTGGGCTTGATGCTTGGATGGGTCGCCTTTCCCTCCATTTTGATAGCGCTTCTGCTCCAGGGAATGCTGTTCCAGTTCGGCGGTATCACTACCCTGGGGGTCAACACGGTTATCATGGCCACACCTGCAGTGGTCTGTCATTACCTGTTTGCAGGATTTGTCCACAAACCGGACGCGATATCCTATGCTGCGTCCTTTGCCTGCGGATTTTTAAGCGTTTTTTTCAGCAGCCTGCTTGTTTGCGCAGCCCTGATGTTTACCCAGGAAAGTTTTTTAGGAGTGGCCTGGGCCGTTGTCATAGCCCATCTTCCGGTTATGTTTATAGAAGGTCTTGTGGCGATATTCTGTGTCGGTTTCCTTAAAAAGGTGCAGCCCGAACTTTTGCCCAATTGGTCTGCGGCACAGCAGCAGGACACATCGGACAGCAGGACAAAAATGGTTGAAAAGCAGGTTTAA
- a CDS encoding DUF4198 domain-containing protein: MIKKSMLASGLTFLVLMFIAVSVQAHYGMVIPSDSMVMQDEDRTVHITASFSHPFEGHGMELVKPKVFAVRANGEAHNLLGSLKQAKVMDHTAWETDYKIKKPGVYVFYMEPVPYWEPAEDCFIIHYTKTVVTAFGDDEGWDQEIGLKTEIVPLSKPFAQYTGNVFQGTVKLDGKAVPYAEVEVEYYNEAGKSDAPTDYMVTQTIKADGNGVFTYAAPKAGWWGFAALNEADFTLKADGQDKGVELGAVIWVKFEDWKTK; this comes from the coding sequence ATGATAAAAAAATCAATGCTTGCATCAGGATTAACTTTTCTTGTTCTTATGTTTATTGCTGTTAGTGTTCAGGCACACTACGGGATGGTTATCCCCTCGGATTCCATGGTCATGCAGGATGAAGACCGCACCGTTCATATCACGGCCTCTTTTTCCCATCCTTTTGAAGGACACGGTATGGAACTTGTCAAACCAAAGGTATTTGCCGTGCGCGCCAATGGCGAAGCCCATAATCTTTTAGGCTCGCTGAAACAGGCAAAGGTTATGGATCACACAGCCTGGGAAACAGATTACAAAATCAAAAAACCCGGTGTTTACGTGTTCTACATGGAGCCCGTACCCTATTGGGAACCTGCCGAAGACTGCTTTATCATTCATTACACCAAAACCGTAGTAACCGCTTTCGGGGATGACGAAGGATGGGACCAAGAGATCGGGCTGAAAACAGAAATCGTTCCTTTGTCCAAACCGTTTGCACAGTATACCGGTAATGTGTTCCAGGGTACTGTTAAATTAGACGGCAAAGCTGTGCCTTACGCAGAAGTTGAAGTGGAATATTACAACGAAGCCGGAAAATCCGATGCCCCCACGGACTACATGGTTACCCAGACAATCAAGGCTGATGGCAACGGCGTATTCACCTATGCGGCACCCAAGGCAGGATGGTGGGGTTTTGCTGCACTCAATGAAGCTGATTTTACCCTTAAAGCGGATGGTCAGGATAAAGGTGTTGAGTTGGGTGCGGTGATCTGGGTAAAATTCGAAGACTGGAAAACAAAATAG
- a CDS encoding AMP-binding protein → MALKSFYKEVMALNGIQDMAQREIQAKTFFEKLNSAELPQTFNWAQEIFEDIHVKERPDQLALIWADLNTDEEEQYTYTQLAENGNKMLNYLRKKGVEKGDNLYMLTPIVPQTWFASFAAIKGGLVAVPTATTMTEREIQFRFEAYPPDVIIAHESLADLVDDALAKAECTPKAKIILGTKEGWTSYPEIAEESAQASPATINSEDVLFCFFTSGTTGLPKRVGHSAVSYPLGHLSTAVIIGLEPGDVHHNLSAPGWAKWAWSSFFSPFNVGGTATGFNFTTLDIKKYLSFVAKYKVSSFCAPPTAWRAFVGLDLAAYDFSALKYSLSAGEPLNPEVIDQWRDATGTEIRDFYGQTESTAMIGNPPWMEGKMRLGSFGYPSFMYDVILSDDEGKEVTEPDTTGHIVVRLSNWRAIGLFQEYIDNEAKTSEAFKHGLYFTGDKATFDKDGYWWFVGRADDVIKSSDYRVGPFEVESALIEHPAVMETAVVGVPDPNRHQLVKAFVILVPGQKPSRELALDLFKHTIDVLAKFKIPRIIEFVEVLPKTISGKIRRIELRENEESKTDGQVTEFFYHQFPELSSKIK, encoded by the coding sequence ATGGCGTTGAAAAGCTTTTATAAAGAGGTGATGGCACTCAATGGAATTCAGGATATGGCTCAACGTGAAATTCAAGCAAAAACATTTTTTGAAAAACTGAATTCAGCCGAACTGCCCCAAACCTTTAACTGGGCCCAGGAAATTTTCGAGGATATACACGTCAAAGAGCGCCCGGATCAGTTGGCGCTTATCTGGGCAGACCTGAATACGGATGAGGAAGAGCAGTATACATATACCCAGTTGGCAGAGAACGGCAACAAGATGTTAAATTATCTGCGTAAAAAAGGTGTTGAAAAAGGCGACAACCTTTATATGCTGACACCCATTGTCCCCCAAACCTGGTTTGCCTCCTTTGCCGCCATCAAAGGCGGTCTTGTCGCTGTTCCCACGGCCACCACCATGACCGAACGCGAAATCCAGTTCCGCTTTGAAGCGTACCCACCGGATGTTATTATTGCCCATGAGAGCCTGGCCGACCTGGTAGATGACGCCCTGGCCAAGGCCGAGTGCACCCCCAAGGCCAAAATTATTCTTGGTACAAAAGAGGGATGGACATCCTATCCTGAGATTGCAGAGGAATCAGCTCAAGCATCACCTGCGACCATTAACAGTGAGGACGTTTTGTTCTGCTTTTTTACTTCCGGCACCACAGGGCTTCCCAAACGGGTAGGCCATTCCGCCGTTTCCTATCCTTTGGGGCATCTGTCAACAGCCGTGATCATCGGACTTGAACCCGGAGACGTTCATCATAACTTAAGTGCGCCCGGATGGGCTAAATGGGCATGGAGCAGTTTTTTCAGCCCCTTTAACGTTGGCGGCACAGCCACAGGCTTTAATTTCACCACGCTGGATATTAAAAAATACCTAAGTTTTGTCGCTAAATATAAAGTCAGTTCATTCTGCGCACCACCCACGGCCTGGCGCGCCTTTGTGGGCCTTGACCTGGCAGCGTATGATTTTTCGGCCCTGAAGTACTCGTTGAGTGCAGGCGAACCCTTGAATCCGGAAGTCATTGACCAATGGCGGGACGCCACAGGTACTGAAATCCGTGACTTTTACGGCCAGACCGAATCCACAGCCATGATCGGCAATCCACCCTGGATGGAAGGCAAAATGCGCTTGGGGTCCTTTGGATATCCCTCATTCATGTACGATGTCATTCTATCCGATGATGAAGGCAAAGAAGTCACAGAACCTGACACCACCGGCCATATCGTAGTTCGTCTTTCCAACTGGCGCGCCATTGGACTGTTCCAGGAATATATCGACAATGAGGCAAAAACATCTGAAGCATTTAAGCATGGACTGTATTTTACCGGTGACAAAGCCACTTTTGACAAGGACGGCTACTGGTGGTTTGTGGGCCGTGCTGACGATGTCATCAAATCCAGTGATTACCGGGTTGGCCCCTTTGAGGTGGAAAGTGCGCTCATTGAACACCCAGCCGTCATGGAGACTGCCGTGGTCGGCGTGCCTGATCCCAACCGTCACCAGCTGGTTAAAGCGTTTGTTATCCTGGTTCCCGGACAGAAACCATCGAGGGAGCTGGCTCTGGACCTCTTCAAGCACACCATCGATGTGCTGGCTAAATTCAAGATTCCCAGGATCATTGAGTTTGTGGAAGTACTGCCCAAAACCATCTCCGGAAAAATCCGGCGTATAGAACTCCGGGAAAATGAGGAGAGCAAAACCGATGGCCAGGTAACTGAATTCTTTTATCATCAGTTCCCGGAATTAAGCTCCAAGATCAAATAA
- a CDS encoding EAL domain-containing protein, producing MAVNLSARYFHQADFAERVIQIMEETGTDPGCIELEITESTLIDNAQITIEKINRLRRIGFQFSIDDFGTGYSSMPYLKQLPIDRIKIDRSFVRDVDISPDDAAIVETILAMAQHFQLNVIAEGVETETECSFLIQQGCREFQGFYFYRPMAFDSFIELISF from the coding sequence ATTGCAGTAAATTTAAGTGCCAGGTATTTTCACCAGGCTGATTTTGCGGAGCGGGTGATTCAAATCATGGAAGAGACAGGAACCGATCCCGGGTGCATTGAACTGGAAATAACCGAAAGCACTCTCATCGACAATGCACAAATCACAATTGAAAAAATTAACCGGCTGCGCCGGATAGGGTTCCAGTTTTCAATAGATGATTTCGGCACTGGTTATTCTTCCATGCCCTATTTAAAACAATTGCCCATTGACCGCATCAAGATTGACAGAAGTTTTGTCAGGGATGTGGATATCAGCCCGGACGACGCCGCCATAGTAGAGACCATCCTTGCCATGGCGCAACATTTTCAACTCAATGTCATCGCCGAAGGCGTGGAAACCGAAACTGAATGTTCTTTTTTAATCCAGCAGGGGTGCCGTGAATTTCAAGGATTTTACTTTTACCGCCCCATGGCCTTTGACTCTTTTATCGAGCTTATTTCCTTTTGA
- a CDS encoding diguanylate cyclase, whose product MLSHKGHMETLNLISIQHELAMNIGLSPALRPMVRKFMKVCLRRLDLRRINLCLTDGSEVTAPQETQPAGTGPLWIAMPQAGGPPAACAQMEKIMGRLLENDPDENHIKAIRQGNLYLYLYPIQGLGGIVFERAGSTLPAHLLHALIPIVKRLGSACKAALQHEKILEEVVRRETAEKRIEHLAYHDDLTGLPNRRSLLMQLDDAIRRTGAAGGYSILLFADLDNFKDINESLGYLMGDALIREMAGRLEGAEYKEMIVARPGSDEFCILASNTGKSEDEVKFFAMDLARRIQKHIAEPCVINERTFSLSASIGIVLFSGDNEAADVLLGKSSQAMYQAKELGRHTIHFFDISKKEDVAQKLMLDSEMRTALREEQFSLFLQPQVDEKGKIKGAEALIRWIHPEKGMVPPSVFIPMAEKSGFIVPISDWVLKCTCNYINHLEKKNYFPTPFILQ is encoded by the coding sequence ATGCTGAGCCATAAAGGACACATGGAAACCTTGAATTTAATATCCATCCAGCATGAACTGGCCATGAACATCGGCCTGAGTCCGGCGCTGCGCCCCATGGTCAGAAAATTTATGAAAGTCTGCCTTAGAAGGCTGGACCTGAGAAGAATCAACCTGTGCCTGACAGACGGCAGCGAGGTGACCGCCCCTCAGGAAACGCAACCGGCCGGTACCGGCCCGTTATGGATTGCAATGCCACAGGCAGGCGGTCCTCCGGCCGCCTGTGCCCAAATGGAAAAAATCATGGGCCGGCTGCTGGAAAATGACCCGGATGAAAATCACATCAAAGCTATCCGGCAAGGAAATTTGTATTTATACCTATACCCCATTCAGGGCCTGGGAGGGATTGTGTTTGAACGGGCCGGCTCCACACTGCCCGCCCATTTGCTTCACGCTCTGATTCCCATTGTAAAACGGCTGGGATCGGCATGCAAAGCCGCTTTACAGCACGAAAAAATCCTCGAAGAGGTGGTCCGCCGTGAGACCGCGGAAAAGCGCATTGAACATTTGGCATACCATGATGATCTCACGGGACTGCCCAACCGGCGAAGCCTGCTCATGCAACTGGATGATGCTATCAGACGCACCGGGGCCGCAGGAGGGTACAGCATTCTTTTATTCGCCGATTTAGATAATTTTAAGGATATCAACGAGTCTCTGGGATATTTAATGGGAGATGCCCTTATCAGGGAAATGGCCGGACGGCTGGAAGGGGCGGAATACAAAGAAATGATTGTGGCCCGGCCAGGAAGCGATGAATTCTGTATTCTGGCTTCAAACACCGGAAAAAGCGAAGATGAGGTCAAATTTTTTGCCATGGATCTGGCCCGGCGCATACAAAAACACATTGCCGAGCCCTGTGTCATCAATGAAAGAACATTTAGTTTATCCGCGAGTATCGGTATTGTCCTGTTTAGCGGGGACAACGAGGCCGCGGACGTCCTGTTAGGCAAAAGTTCCCAGGCAATGTACCAGGCCAAGGAACTGGGCCGCCATACCATCCATTTTTTTGATATCAGCAAAAAAGAAGATGTGGCCCAAAAGCTGATGCTGGACTCGGAAATGCGTACAGCCCTGCGCGAAGAGCAGTTCTCTCTTTTCCTGCAGCCCCAGGTGGATGAAAAGGGCAAAATCAAAGGGGCCGAAGCACTAATCCGGTGGATTCACCCGGAAAAAGGCATGGTACCACCCTCTGTCTTCATTCCCATGGCAGAGAAATCCGGATTCATTGTGCCCATAAGCGACTGGGTTCTCAAATGCACCTGTAATTATATTAACCACCTGGAAAAAAAAAATTACTTCCCCACGCCTTTCATATTGCAGTAA
- a CDS encoding FIST C-terminal domain-containing protein has product MKIFSSVHMDTTGSLKGVEAAVDEAVKNGAKGLLVFLGSRHEFDIQALVPLFASLPVPAYAGVFPGIIYDVHHYDKGALVCGFTMPLSARIIQDLVRPDIEITNELADWLKDTPAAGAVVMIDGHSPGVDNIVSCIHDGLGPDARVMGGGTGYLDISHRPTIVTAEGCYKNACLIAVLPVPLAFGVRHGWESVAGPFLVTRSKDKLIQSINYEPAFPFYEAAVRECCPGPVDFTNFFNMAKSYPLGMAQLDNEFLVRDPLQRRGNAIECAGSVPQNALIYILNSHPDKLIRSAAKAAKELMKRLAPMKESREPYYTFVVDCISRRLFLGEEYGRELKEIKNELPVQMKIAGVLTLGEIASSPQGVIRFLNKTTVIGGMGC; this is encoded by the coding sequence ATGAAGATATTTTCCAGTGTCCACATGGATACTACAGGATCGCTGAAGGGAGTGGAAGCCGCTGTTGACGAGGCGGTAAAAAACGGGGCAAAGGGTCTGCTTGTCTTTTTGGGCAGCAGGCATGAATTCGATATCCAGGCCCTTGTGCCGCTGTTTGCGTCCCTTCCGGTTCCGGCCTATGCCGGTGTTTTCCCCGGAATTATTTATGATGTCCACCACTATGATAAGGGTGCCCTGGTCTGCGGATTTACCATGCCATTGTCCGCCAGGATCATACAAGACCTTGTCCGGCCGGATATTGAAATCACCAATGAACTGGCAGATTGGTTAAAGGATACCCCTGCCGCCGGGGCCGTAGTAATGATTGACGGCCACAGCCCCGGCGTAGATAATATTGTTTCCTGTATCCATGACGGCCTGGGGCCCGACGCCCGGGTCATGGGTGGAGGAACAGGATATCTGGATATTTCCCACCGCCCGACCATTGTTACGGCAGAGGGGTGCTATAAAAATGCCTGCCTCATTGCCGTATTACCGGTACCTTTGGCATTTGGTGTCCGCCACGGATGGGAAAGTGTAGCCGGCCCGTTTCTGGTCACCCGCTCCAAAGACAAATTAATTCAAAGCATCAATTATGAGCCTGCCTTCCCCTTTTATGAAGCGGCTGTCAGGGAATGCTGCCCGGGGCCTGTTGATTTCACCAACTTTTTTAATATGGCGAAATCCTATCCTCTGGGCATGGCCCAACTGGATAATGAATTCCTTGTCAGAGATCCCCTTCAACGACGCGGCAATGCCATTGAATGCGCCGGCAGTGTCCCCCAGAATGCATTGATATACATCTTGAACTCACACCCGGATAAACTGATTCGATCCGCGGCAAAGGCGGCAAAAGAGCTGATGAAAAGGCTGGCCCCCATGAAAGAAAGCCGGGAACCTTATTATACCTTTGTGGTGGACTGTATTTCCCGGCGGCTGTTTCTCGGGGAAGAATATGGCAGGGAACTCAAGGAAATCAAAAATGAACTGCCGGTGCAGATGAAAATTGCAGGCGTGTTGACCCTGGGCGAAATTGCCAGTTCCCCCCAGGGCGTAATCCGTTTTTTAAACAAAACCACTGTAATCGGGGGCATGGGATGCTGA